A window of Lacibacter sediminis contains these coding sequences:
- a CDS encoding YqjF family protein: MSDKKIATKAFLTGEWRNLVMMNFVVPEHVLKPHLPNAVELDAFDGKCYVSFVAFHFLDTKVKGIGFPFHKDFEEINLRFYVRYPSAEGVKRGVVFISELVPKPMIAWIAKLIYQEKYSYSPINSKIEQTNQRYLTFEWGKELEHELKVETAIQVKPISKGSKEEFIFEHYWGYTSLSAFRTGEYKVEHPRWNIYPVNNFSYKIDFGKLYGEDFSFLNEMQPDSLFVAEGSEIKVYERSILK; this comes from the coding sequence ATGAGTGATAAAAAGATAGCGACAAAAGCATTTCTTACGGGTGAATGGCGGAACCTGGTAATGATGAATTTTGTGGTACCGGAACATGTATTAAAACCTCATCTTCCCAATGCAGTTGAGCTCGATGCTTTTGATGGGAAATGTTATGTAAGTTTTGTGGCCTTTCATTTTCTTGATACCAAAGTAAAAGGCATCGGCTTTCCGTTTCATAAAGATTTTGAAGAGATCAATCTCCGGTTTTATGTGCGTTATCCGTCAGCAGAAGGTGTGAAACGTGGAGTTGTGTTCATCAGCGAACTGGTGCCCAAACCAATGATCGCCTGGATCGCCAAACTTATTTACCAGGAAAAATATTCCTATTCTCCAATCAACAGTAAGATCGAACAAACCAATCAACGGTACCTTACATTTGAATGGGGCAAAGAACTTGAACATGAATTAAAAGTTGAAACAGCTATACAGGTAAAACCCATTTCTAAAGGCAGTAAAGAAGAATTCATCTTTGAACACTACTGGGGTTATACATCGTTATCAGCTTTCCGTACCGGTGAGTATAAAGTGGAGCATCCCAGATGGAATATTTACCCGGTGAATAATTTCTCGTATAAAATCGATTTCGGAAAACTCTATGGCGAAGATTTTTCTTTTCTCAACGAAATGCAACCCGATTCGTTGTTTGTGGCCGAAGGTTCAGAAATAAAAGTATATGAACGTAGCATACTTAAATAG
- a CDS encoding DUF2200 domain-containing protein has product MNTTPEHDERIAKMIFASVYPHYVKKVESKGRTKKELHQVIEWLTGFDEKKLQQLIDEKVTFETFFKKAKLNPNARLITGMICGYRIEEIETPLTKQTRYLDKLVDELAKGKKMERILRVA; this is encoded by the coding sequence ATGAACACAACTCCAGAACATGATGAGCGCATAGCAAAAATGATTTTTGCATCGGTATATCCGCATTATGTAAAAAAAGTTGAAAGTAAAGGCCGCACAAAAAAGGAGTTACACCAGGTAATCGAATGGCTCACCGGTTTTGACGAAAAAAAACTGCAGCAACTTATTGACGAAAAAGTAACATTTGAAACCTTTTTTAAAAAAGCAAAACTGAACCCCAATGCCCGGCTGATTACAGGAATGATCTGCGGTTACCGTATAGAAGAAATTGAAACTCCCTTAACAAAACAAACCAGGTATTTAGATAAGCTGGTGGATGAATTGGCGAAAGGCAAAAAGATGGAAAGGATTTTGAGAGTGGCGTAA
- a CDS encoding ChaN family lipoprotein: protein MTKFFFTVLLIFISTFSEAQQKPSYVLYNAKGKKVSYGAMMKQLMKQDMVLIGEFHNNPISHWLQLEITKDAKQKRNLVLGAEMFEQDNQAALDRYLQGKITAKGLDSSARLWPNYKTDYAPLVNFAKANNLAFAATNIPRRYASMISKGGFETLDTLPDAAKKWMAPLPIAFDSTLAGYEKMMRMMAGHGSMNMVRAQASKDATMAYFILSYFVPGKLFIHYNGSYHSDKHDGKASSNYDGIVWYLKQSRANLKIATVTTVMQKDIGKLLAEHKFKADFIICVDEDMTTTY from the coding sequence ATGACGAAATTCTTTTTTACCGTTCTTCTCATTTTTATAAGCACATTCAGTGAAGCACAGCAAAAACCGTCTTATGTGTTATACAATGCCAAAGGAAAGAAAGTGAGCTATGGAGCTATGATGAAGCAATTGATGAAACAAGACATGGTACTCATCGGAGAGTTTCACAACAATCCCATCAGTCATTGGCTGCAACTTGAAATTACCAAAGATGCAAAACAAAAACGCAACCTTGTACTGGGTGCCGAAATGTTTGAACAGGATAACCAGGCAGCACTTGATCGATACCTGCAGGGAAAAATAACTGCCAAAGGGCTCGATTCATCGGCCCGGCTTTGGCCCAACTATAAAACCGATTATGCACCGCTTGTTAATTTTGCAAAAGCAAATAATCTTGCATTTGCCGCTACCAATATTCCACGCCGGTATGCATCGATGATTTCAAAAGGCGGTTTTGAAACATTGGATACGTTGCCTGATGCCGCCAAAAAATGGATGGCTCCTTTACCCATTGCGTTTGATTCTACATTGGCAGGTTATGAAAAGATGATGAGGATGATGGCGGGTCATGGTTCAATGAACATGGTGAGGGCACAGGCCTCGAAAGATGCAACCATGGCTTATTTTATTCTCAGTTATTTTGTACCCGGCAAGCTGTTTATTCATTATAACGGAAGTTATCATTCCGATAAACACGATGGAAAAGCCTCTTCCAATTACGACGGAATTGTGTGGTATCTGAAACAGTCACGTGCCAATCTGAAAATTGCAACCGTAACAACAGTGATGCAGAAAGATATCGGTAAACTTCTGGCCGAACATAAATTTAAAGCCGATTTTATTATTTGTGTAGATGAGGATATGACGACGACCTATTGA
- a CDS encoding VOC family protein, whose translation MAQINPYIHFNGNAEEAFTFYKSAFGGEFANVVRFKDMPMPELPLSENEANNIIHITLPIGSSSVLMGSDTPAFMGKHNENETRSKISITPESKEEADRLFHALSAGGTIEMPIADSPWGAYFGMLRDKYGIEWMVNYDPR comes from the coding sequence ATGGCACAGATCAATCCTTACATCCATTTTAACGGCAATGCCGAAGAAGCATTTACCTTTTACAAATCAGCATTTGGCGGTGAGTTTGCAAATGTTGTCCGGTTTAAAGACATGCCAATGCCGGAACTTCCTCTTTCTGAAAATGAAGCAAACAACATTATTCATATCACTTTGCCAATTGGTAGCAGCAGTGTGTTAATGGGAAGCGACACGCCTGCATTTATGGGTAAGCATAATGAAAATGAAACCCGCAGCAAAATTTCAATCACTCCCGAAAGCAAGGAAGAGGCAGACAGATTATTTCATGCGCTCTCGGCCGGAGGCACAATTGAAATGCCCATCGCAGACAGTCCCTGGGGTGCGTATTTTGGGATGTTAAGAGATAAATACGGTATTGAATGGATGGTGAATTATGATCCGAGATAA
- a CDS encoding copper homeostasis protein CutC, with translation MNYKLEVIAFSIESCSLIQQAGAHRIELCDNPGEGGTTPSYGFIKKARELATIELYTMIRPRGGDFLYSADEFEAMKEDIKHCKQLGCDGVVFGLLNADGTVDKARTAALVELAYPMGVTFHRAFDRVRDAFEALDTLIDIGCERVLTSGLMPNVTGGKHLLKQLVTAADERIIIMPGSGVRHNNLAELAQFTGAVEFHTSARTHLTTGMHYINEQMNEALTSVTVDSNEVSACLAEINKLQQPS, from the coding sequence ATGAATTATAAACTCGAAGTAATTGCTTTCTCTATTGAATCATGTTCGCTTATTCAGCAAGCAGGTGCGCATCGAATTGAGTTATGCGATAACCCCGGCGAAGGTGGTACCACTCCCTCCTATGGATTTATTAAGAAAGCAAGAGAGCTGGCAACAATTGAATTGTACACGATGATCCGCCCACGTGGTGGCGATTTTCTTTATTCTGCTGATGAGTTTGAGGCAATGAAAGAAGATATTAAACATTGCAAGCAACTTGGTTGCGATGGCGTGGTGTTTGGTTTATTAAATGCAGATGGAACGGTTGACAAAGCACGAACTGCCGCATTGGTTGAACTCGCATATCCCATGGGTGTAACGTTTCACCGTGCATTTGATCGTGTGCGTGATGCATTTGAGGCACTGGATACTTTAATTGATATAGGTTGCGAACGTGTACTCACTTCCGGATTAATGCCCAACGTTACCGGAGGCAAACACTTATTGAAACAATTAGTAACAGCAGCCGATGAACGCATCATTATTATGCCCGGCAGTGGTGTGCGGCATAACAATCTTGCAGAGCTTGCACAGTTTACCGGTGCAGTTGAGTTTCATACATCGGCACGTACACACCTTACCACAGGCATGCACTACATCAATGAACAAATGAATGAAGCATTAACTTCGGTTACTGTTGACAGTAATGAAGTAAGCGCCTGCTTAGCCGAAATAAACAAACTGCAACAACCTTCTTAA
- a CDS encoding N(4)-(beta-N-acetylglucosaminyl)-L-asparaginase, with amino-acid sequence MLDRRKFIQLTGLSTALLSTQNCIGAGAQFQGPLVLSTWSPNVKANKAAWEVLSKGGRALDAVEAGVMIPEADPTDTSVGYGGLPDRDGRVTVDACVMDEKGQCGSVMGLEDILHPVQVARLVMEQTPHVQFVGEGALQFALSKGFERTNLLTPEAEKAWKEWLKTSKYDPMRTMRDLEEKIKREKNNDGAMLYKWPSEVLNHDTIGMIAIDEKGNLSGACSTSGMAFKMRGRVGDSPIIGAGLFVDNEVGAATCTGIGEEIVKICGAHTIVEMMRHGASPEEACKEAVRRIVKNNGDKAKNVQGGFIAINKKGEFGGFSVMKKFSMAVRNNKMEKALDVKSWF; translated from the coding sequence ATGCTCGACAGAAGAAAATTTATACAGCTTACCGGTCTTTCAACTGCTTTATTATCAACTCAAAATTGTATAGGTGCGGGGGCGCAGTTCCAGGGACCTTTGGTGCTAAGCACCTGGTCGCCAAATGTGAAAGCCAATAAAGCAGCATGGGAGGTTTTAAGCAAAGGCGGCCGTGCCCTCGATGCAGTGGAAGCAGGTGTGATGATCCCTGAAGCCGACCCTACTGATACAAGTGTTGGTTATGGCGGCTTGCCCGATCGTGATGGCCGTGTTACAGTTGACGCATGTGTAATGGACGAAAAAGGACAATGTGGCTCTGTAATGGGGCTCGAAGATATTTTACACCCGGTACAAGTGGCGAGGCTTGTAATGGAGCAAACACCTCATGTGCAATTTGTTGGTGAAGGTGCTTTGCAATTTGCATTAAGCAAAGGTTTTGAACGAACCAACCTGCTTACACCTGAAGCAGAAAAGGCATGGAAAGAGTGGTTGAAAACTTCCAAATATGATCCCATGCGAACCATGAGAGATCTTGAAGAAAAAATTAAACGGGAGAAAAACAATGACGGAGCCATGTTATATAAATGGCCCTCGGAAGTATTGAACCACGATACCATTGGCATGATTGCCATTGATGAAAAAGGCAACCTGAGTGGCGCCTGCAGTACAAGTGGCATGGCGTTTAAAATGAGAGGTCGTGTGGGCGACTCCCCTATTATTGGTGCCGGTCTTTTTGTTGATAACGAAGTAGGTGCCGCTACCTGCACAGGCATTGGTGAGGAAATTGTAAAAATATGTGGCGCACATACCATTGTTGAAATGATGCGGCATGGGGCAAGTCCTGAAGAAGCTTGCAAAGAAGCCGTGCGACGAATAGTAAAAAACAATGGCGACAAAGCAAAAAATGTGCAAGGCGGGTTTATTGCCATTAATAAGAAAGGTGAGTTTGGAGGTTTTTCGGTGATGAAGAAGTTCTCCATGGCCGTTCGCAATAACAAGATGGAAAAGGCACTTGATGTGAAAAGTTGGTTCTAG
- the miaE gene encoding tRNA-(ms[2]io[6]A)-hydroxylase codes for MEKESIDVKNILGLQLPSDPRWVDLTAISLEDILTDHAYCEQKAATTCITLIQRYSQYELLITELAPIVTEEWGHFRAVLAELHKRGLKLGRQRKDIYVNELLTFQKKGGHVDDRFLDELLTMALIEARSCERFKRLSEGLNDAYLRKFYRKFMESEAGHYTLFITMAEHYLPKKKVRDRWKEWLAFEKELMQRMEIRGDRIH; via the coding sequence ATGGAGAAAGAATCAATTGATGTAAAAAACATACTTGGCCTGCAATTGCCCAGCGATCCACGTTGGGTTGATCTTACTGCCATTTCATTGGAAGATATTTTAACCGACCACGCCTATTGTGAGCAGAAAGCTGCCACCACGTGCATCACTCTTATTCAACGTTACAGTCAATACGAATTACTGATAACAGAGCTGGCCCCTATTGTTACGGAAGAATGGGGACATTTCCGTGCCGTGCTTGCTGAGCTGCACAAACGTGGATTGAAACTCGGCCGGCAGCGAAAAGATATTTATGTAAATGAGCTGCTGACCTTCCAAAAAAAAGGTGGGCATGTGGATGATCGTTTCCTCGATGAATTATTAACCATGGCATTAATTGAAGCCCGCAGTTGCGAACGTTTTAAACGATTGAGTGAAGGATTGAACGATGCTTATCTCCGAAAATTCTACCGCAAGTTTATGGAAAGCGAAGCCGGGCATTACACCCTGTTCATCACCATGGCCGAACATTACTTGCCAAAAAAGAAAGTGCGTGACCGTTGGAAAGAATGGCTGGCGTTTGAGAAAGAGTTGATGCAACGTATGGAGATACGGGGTGACAGGATCCATTGA
- a CDS encoding penicillin acylase family protein, with protein sequence MRLIPFLLASAVTVSLVIVLNTRIGPAPALGKFLSPQHGFWQNAENAAQSFTEELSFPQLNGTANVYFDERLVPHVVAENDADAYFIQGYLHAKFRLWQMEFSTRAAAGRISEVIGERAVNFDKEQRRIGMVFAAENMLKEMEANEFTKLSVDNYTKGVNAFIESLSESAMPIEYKILGYQPEKWNNLKTALFIKQMTKTLAFSVDDLPLTALRKVFSDDQIEILYPQLQDSLDPIVPKGTVFDAPAATAVAPASVDSLYLLKKDSALKVAMVDQPSKDNGSNNWAVSGTKTKSGAPILCNDPHLELSLPAIWYEMQITTNNMNAYGVSFPGIPGIVIGFNDSIAFGFTNAGRDVRDFYEIKFKDETKKQYWFNNEWQTAPQRVEEIKVKGKPSVFDTVAYTVFGPVTYDESFSTPLTNNKAIATRWIAHDPSNELLMWHYLDRAKNYDDYYNAIKYFTVPAQNMIFASKRGDIALWQQGHFPLRWNRQGLYVMPGEDSSYMWQGIIPVAENPHQVNPERGFVSSANQRPADGTYPYFIPGGYDVYRGVEINRRLTSMSNITPQDMQRLQNVNYNPLAEVVIKLMKKYTNEADLGADEKRFFNMIKTWDLQNTADSKAATVFQVWYDSLERNVWTDELTQQDSVVYAWPYEYTLADALTKDSLFSFIDDITTPTIETIFQVFVASLKEATAELLKMEKENTLDWAVHKNTTVYHILKDAVMPFARKGLQIGGGKHIINATQHSHGPSWRMVVHLTNETEAYVVYPGGQSGNPGSKYYDQFIDTWAAGQYYKAWMMKKGEEENEKVKWTMTFKKA encoded by the coding sequence ATGCGATTAATTCCATTCCTGCTTGCTTCAGCCGTTACCGTTAGTCTGGTGATTGTGCTTAACACAAGAATAGGCCCGGCACCTGCACTCGGAAAATTTTTAAGTCCGCAACACGGGTTTTGGCAGAATGCTGAAAACGCAGCACAAAGTTTTACAGAAGAACTTAGCTTTCCCCAACTCAATGGTACAGCAAATGTTTATTTCGATGAGCGTTTAGTACCGCATGTGGTGGCAGAGAATGATGCAGATGCTTATTTTATTCAGGGATATTTGCATGCAAAATTCCGCTTGTGGCAAATGGAATTTTCTACACGTGCCGCAGCCGGTCGCATCAGTGAAGTGATTGGCGAACGGGCTGTGAATTTTGATAAAGAACAGCGCCGTATCGGGATGGTATTTGCAGCAGAGAATATGTTGAAGGAGATGGAAGCAAATGAATTCACGAAACTTTCGGTTGATAATTATACAAAAGGAGTGAACGCCTTCATTGAATCATTATCTGAAAGTGCAATGCCCATTGAATATAAAATACTCGGCTATCAACCTGAGAAATGGAATAATCTTAAGACGGCACTCTTCATCAAACAAATGACCAAGACACTTGCGTTTTCTGTTGATGATCTCCCGTTAACTGCTTTACGCAAAGTATTCAGTGATGATCAGATCGAAATTCTCTATCCGCAATTACAGGATTCGTTAGATCCGATTGTTCCAAAAGGAACGGTGTTTGATGCTCCTGCTGCAACAGCAGTTGCACCAGCAAGTGTTGATTCGTTGTATTTGCTGAAAAAAGATTCTGCGTTGAAAGTAGCCATGGTTGATCAGCCATCAAAAGATAACGGCAGCAACAATTGGGCAGTAAGTGGTACAAAAACAAAAAGCGGTGCACCTATTCTTTGTAACGATCCGCATCTTGAATTAAGTCTTCCTGCTATCTGGTATGAAATGCAGATCACCACCAATAATATGAATGCGTATGGTGTATCATTCCCCGGTATTCCCGGCATAGTGATCGGCTTTAACGACAGTATTGCTTTTGGCTTTACCAATGCCGGAAGGGATGTGCGTGATTTTTATGAGATCAAATTTAAAGATGAAACCAAGAAACAATATTGGTTCAATAACGAATGGCAGACTGCACCGCAACGTGTGGAAGAAATAAAAGTAAAAGGAAAGCCTTCGGTATTTGATACAGTTGCTTATACTGTGTTTGGCCCTGTTACTTACGATGAAAGTTTTTCAACGCCACTTACTAACAACAAAGCAATTGCTACACGTTGGATCGCTCATGATCCCAGCAATGAGTTATTGATGTGGCATTATCTTGACCGTGCAAAGAATTATGATGATTATTACAATGCCATCAAGTACTTTACCGTGCCTGCACAGAACATGATCTTCGCCAGTAAGCGTGGCGACATTGCACTTTGGCAGCAAGGACATTTTCCCTTGCGTTGGAACAGGCAGGGTTTGTATGTAATGCCCGGTGAAGACAGCAGTTATATGTGGCAGGGTATTATACCTGTTGCTGAAAATCCGCACCAGGTAAATCCTGAGCGTGGTTTTGTCAGCAGCGCCAATCAACGCCCTGCTGATGGAACTTATCCTTATTTTATTCCCGGTGGTTATGATGTATATCGTGGTGTGGAGATCAACCGTCGTTTAACAAGTATGAGCAATATTACACCGCAGGATATGCAGCGTTTGCAGAATGTAAATTATAATCCATTGGCTGAAGTGGTAATAAAGCTGATGAAGAAATATACTAATGAAGCTGATCTTGGTGCAGATGAAAAACGTTTTTTCAACATGATCAAAACATGGGATCTGCAAAACACAGCTGATTCAAAAGCTGCTACTGTTTTCCAAGTTTGGTATGATAGCCTTGAACGAAATGTTTGGACTGATGAATTAACGCAACAGGATTCAGTTGTGTATGCATGGCCTTATGAATATACATTAGCTGATGCATTAACAAAAGATTCCCTGTTTTCATTTATTGATGACATCACTACTCCGACAATCGAAACAATTTTCCAGGTGTTTGTTGCATCGTTAAAGGAAGCAACTGCTGAATTGCTGAAGATGGAGAAAGAAAATACATTGGATTGGGCAGTACACAAAAACACAACAGTATATCATATTCTCAAAGATGCTGTGATGCCTTTTGCAAGAAAAGGTTTGCAGATTGGTGGCGGTAAGCACATCATTAATGCCACGCAACATAGTCATGGTCCAAGCTGGCGCATGGTTGTTCATCTCACCAACGAAACAGAAGCTTATGTTGTTTATCCGGGCGGACAAAGCGGCAATCCCGGCAGTAAATATTACGATCAGTTTATAGATACATGGGCTGCCGGCCAATATTACAAAGCATGGATGATGAAGAAAGGAGAGGAGGAGAATGAAAAAGTTAAATGGACAATGACGTTTAAAAAAGCATGA
- a CDS encoding DUF5686 and carboxypeptidase regulatory-like domain-containing protein has product MRSLFLFLFIVCSSVSLWAAKVTGFVTNQNGEPLPYSSITVKGTKEAASANSEGVYFLQLPAGTYTIICRHVGFERQEKTINIKEDEVQLNFVLKEQSVSLNEVVVKAGAEDPAYAIIRKAIQKRKEYLNEIKSYECEVYSKGTMNLRDFPKSFMGQKVDFEDGDTSKRKMLYLSETVSKLSVDEPNKVKVDVLSTRVSGQRDGFGFAGARFFSFYDNNVQISNSLNPRGFISPIAENALYFYKYKYEGAFSEDGQLINKIKVIAKRGYEPCFTGYINIVEDEWRIHSLELILTKQSQMNFADTLRIEQLYQKIAVKHWVVQSQILYPAVKFFGFDAFGSFANVYRNFNTEPEFSKNYFDNTILKYEKGSNKKPIEYWDSIRPLALTKDEQVDYIKKDSLEQLRENPAYLDSLNRVSNKIKISNILFAGKTINRQSKKLSYTFPSLLQSSSFNTVEGFVLDVPVTIRKEFTDRRNLNITPNVRYGFNTKQFYAWGTVRYNFGSRFFSSVSISGGKRAFQLNNDEPILPLSNTFSTLLYKNNFMKLYLANYGRINFSKGVGNGLTVTANLQYQDRHPLENTTDYSWKPRSTRPYRPNYPIELQTQSFTAHQATILTLGVNFQPGAKYIEFPDRTVNIGSKWPTFSVQYTKGIADFLGSDVDYDKWQVAMRDNLNLKLAGRFNYRVQAGGFTNSSKLFIQDMKHFPGNRLLLSTDFLTTFQLPQYYQYSNADKFYTAVFTEHHFNGFITNKIPGIKKLNWHLVTGASAVWLPLKTYAEWHVGFENMFRFFSVDVIRGYTQGLKPRTEIRFGTTFNIGGGGGND; this is encoded by the coding sequence ATGCGCTCCTTATTTCTCTTTCTTTTTATTGTTTGCAGTTCTGTTTCGTTATGGGCCGCAAAGGTTACAGGATTTGTTACCAATCAAAACGGCGAACCCCTTCCTTATTCATCTATTACAGTGAAAGGAACTAAAGAAGCAGCTTCAGCTAACAGCGAAGGTGTTTACTTTTTACAATTACCGGCTGGTACTTACACCATTATTTGCCGCCATGTTGGTTTTGAACGGCAGGAAAAAACAATCAACATCAAAGAAGATGAAGTGCAATTGAATTTTGTGTTGAAAGAGCAATCAGTCAGTCTCAATGAAGTGGTCGTAAAAGCAGGAGCTGAAGATCCGGCATATGCCATCATCCGCAAAGCCATTCAAAAGCGAAAAGAATATCTCAACGAAATTAAAAGCTATGAATGCGAAGTGTACAGCAAAGGCACCATGAACCTCCGTGATTTTCCTAAAAGCTTCATGGGACAGAAAGTGGATTTTGAAGATGGTGATACCAGCAAACGAAAAATGCTTTATCTCTCAGAAACGGTATCGAAACTTTCGGTAGATGAACCCAACAAAGTAAAAGTTGATGTGCTCAGTACAAGAGTGAGCGGTCAGCGTGATGGTTTTGGTTTTGCAGGTGCTCGTTTCTTTTCGTTTTACGACAACAATGTACAGATCAGTAATTCACTCAACCCAAGAGGATTTATTTCACCCATCGCTGAAAACGCCTTGTATTTCTACAAGTACAAATATGAAGGAGCATTCAGTGAAGATGGGCAACTCATCAACAAGATAAAAGTTATTGCGAAACGTGGATATGAACCTTGCTTCACGGGTTACATCAACATTGTGGAAGATGAATGGCGCATACATAGTCTTGAACTGATCCTCACCAAACAAAGCCAGATGAACTTTGCTGATACATTACGTATTGAGCAACTCTATCAAAAAATTGCAGTGAAACATTGGGTGGTGCAAAGCCAGATATTGTATCCTGCTGTAAAGTTTTTCGGGTTTGATGCGTTTGGAAGTTTTGCCAATGTGTATCGCAACTTTAATACAGAACCTGAGTTCAGCAAAAACTATTTTGATAACACTATTCTGAAATACGAGAAGGGCAGCAATAAAAAGCCGATTGAGTATTGGGACAGCATACGTCCGCTTGCGTTAACCAAAGATGAACAAGTTGATTATATAAAGAAAGACAGTCTTGAGCAGCTGCGTGAAAACCCGGCCTATCTCGATTCGCTGAACAGGGTGAGTAATAAAATTAAAATCAGTAACATTTTATTTGCCGGCAAAACCATCAACCGGCAAAGCAAAAAACTCAGTTATACTTTTCCATCACTGTTGCAGTCATCGAGTTTCAATACAGTAGAAGGATTTGTGTTAGATGTGCCTGTTACTATTCGCAAAGAGTTTACAGACAGGCGTAACCTCAACATTACACCCAATGTGCGGTATGGCTTCAACACAAAGCAATTTTATGCATGGGGAACTGTGCGCTATAACTTCGGCTCACGTTTCTTTTCATCTGTAAGTATCAGTGGCGGTAAGCGTGCGTTTCAGTTGAACAATGATGAACCAATTCTGCCATTATCAAATACATTCTCCACTTTATTGTACAAGAATAATTTCATGAAATTGTACCTGGCGAATTATGGCCGTATCAATTTCTCCAAAGGTGTTGGCAATGGACTAACAGTAACGGCTAATCTGCAATACCAGGACAGGCATCCGCTTGAAAACACAACTGATTATTCATGGAAGCCACGAAGCACACGTCCGTACCGTCCTAATTATCCCATCGAATTGCAGACGCAAAGTTTTACCGCACACCAGGCAACCATCCTTACACTTGGTGTTAACTTTCAGCCGGGAGCAAAGTATATCGAGTTTCCCGATCGCACTGTTAACATTGGCAGCAAGTGGCCAACATTCAGTGTGCAGTATACAAAAGGAATTGCTGATTTCCTTGGTAGTGATGTTGACTATGATAAATGGCAGGTTGCAATGCGTGACAACCTGAATTTAAAATTAGCCGGTCGTTTTAATTATCGTGTACAGGCAGGTGGCTTTACTAACAGCAGCAAATTGTTTATCCAGGATATGAAACATTTTCCCGGAAACCGTTTGTTACTGTCAACCGATTTTTTAACCACGTTTCAACTGCCACAATATTATCAATACAGTAATGCTGATAAGTTTTACACGGCTGTGTTCACCGAACATCATTTCAACGGGTTTATCACCAACAAAATTCCGGGTATTAAAAAGTTGAACTGGCATTTGGTAACCGGTGCATCAGCTGTATGGTTACCTCTGAAAACGTATGCAGAATGGCATGTGGGTTTTGAAAATATGTTTCGTTTTTTTAGTGTGGATGTGATAAGAGGTTATACCCAGGGACTTAAACCCCGTACCGAAATACGTTTTGGAACAACGTTTAATATTGGAGGCGGGGGAGGAAATGATTAG